The Babylonia areolata isolate BAREFJ2019XMU chromosome 32, ASM4173473v1, whole genome shotgun sequence genome window below encodes:
- the LOC143276689 gene encoding carbohydrate sulfotransferase 1-like isoform X2 gives MLTFGLFKMKISKRTLYSLLRTRCSFKKLLAVSLLLGSLLLFVSVEVGTNAPWVGGRATRNLQPLNPLENVEGRPTSVTCRKVLLVTYGRSGSTFTSAVIQQDPRVFYTFEPLYNLIRSHLGPEHGEKHVFARASQQAMENFNQISVDLVEMFLTCGFESLTVSDIKNYQLRNSKDSRMLWACVQKPKVPQSPAQIVDCFLRARRTCLSHPIKMVKTIRFRGTAARQILSRHDDLKVLYLIRDPRGTLSSQARVFRTFKWEGVGNYSADYCQVFREDLAIMGELLETYPDRVKILRYETLAASPLKVSEEVYTFLGLSFTSQVKAFIYNRTMAGHKPNHAYGTLRSNSTEAAYSWRSKISLQAAQAIDGNCKDIYEALGYVAVSTEAELKDTDHSLLKPVLFRGHQL, from the exons cgcACGTTATACAGCCTACTCCGAACACGCTGCAGCTTTAAGAAGCTGTTGGCTGTTTCGCTGTTGCTGGGGTCACTGCTGCTGTTCGTCTCTGTTGAAGTGGGAACTA ATGCGCCGTGGGTAGGAGGAAGGGCGACTAGGAATCTGCAGCCTCTGAATCCGCTTGAGAACGTAGAAG GACGCCCGACCTCTGTGACGTGCAGAAAGGTCCTCCTGGTGACGTACGGCCGAAGCGGGTCCACCTTCACCTCTGCAGTCATCCAGCAGGACCCCAGGGTCTTCTACACTTTCGAGCCTCTGTACAACCTCATCAGGAGTCACCTGGGTCCAGAGCATGGCGAGAAGCATGt CTTTGCCCGAGCAAGCCAACAGGCAATGGAAAACTTCAACCAGATCTCTGTAGATCTGGTGGAGATGTTTCTgacgtgtgggttcgaatccctcacgGTCAGCGACATCAAGAACTACCAGCTGCGCAACTCCAAGGACAGCAGAATGCTGTGGGCATGTGTCCAGAAGCCGAAGGTGCCTCAGAGTCCGGCACAGATCGTGGACTGCTTCCTCCGAGCCAGGAGGACCTGCCTGAGTCACCCCATCAAGATGGTCAAGACCATCCGCTTCAGAGGCACCGCAGCTCGACAGATCCTGTCCAGACACGATGACTTGAAGGTCCTGTATCTCATCAGAGATCCGCGAGGTACACTCTCTTCTCAGGCGCGGGTTTTCCGCACTTTCAAGTGGGAAGGCGTCGGGAACTACTCAGCCGATTACTGCCAAGTCTTCCGCGAGGATTTAGCCATCATGGGCGAGCTGTTGGAGACCTACCCTGACAGAGTAAAGATTCTCCGGTATGAAACTCTGGCCGCAAGTCCTCTCAAAGTCTCTGAGGAGGTGTACACCTTTCTAGGACTCAGCTTCACCAGCCAGGTGAAAGCCTTCATCTACAACAGAACCATGGCGGGGCATAAGCCGAACCATGCTTACGGGACCTTACGAAGCAACTCCACGGAAGCGGCGTACTCCTGGAGGTCCAAAATCAGCCTGCAGGCTGCACAGGCCATCGACGGGAACTGCAAGGACATCTATGAGGcgctgggttatgttgctgtcagcacTGAAGCCGAGCTGAAGGACACGGATCACAGTCTGCTGAAACCTGTCCTGTTCCGTGGACACCAACTGTGA
- the LOC143276689 gene encoding carbohydrate sulfotransferase 1-like isoform X1 translates to MLTFGLFKMKISKRTLYSLLRTRCSFKKLLAVSLLLGSLLLFVSVEVGTNAPWVGGRATRNLQPLNPLENVEAGRPTSVTCRKVLLVTYGRSGSTFTSAVIQQDPRVFYTFEPLYNLIRSHLGPEHGEKHVFARASQQAMENFNQISVDLVEMFLTCGFESLTVSDIKNYQLRNSKDSRMLWACVQKPKVPQSPAQIVDCFLRARRTCLSHPIKMVKTIRFRGTAARQILSRHDDLKVLYLIRDPRGTLSSQARVFRTFKWEGVGNYSADYCQVFREDLAIMGELLETYPDRVKILRYETLAASPLKVSEEVYTFLGLSFTSQVKAFIYNRTMAGHKPNHAYGTLRSNSTEAAYSWRSKISLQAAQAIDGNCKDIYEALGYVAVSTEAELKDTDHSLLKPVLFRGHQL, encoded by the exons cgcACGTTATACAGCCTACTCCGAACACGCTGCAGCTTTAAGAAGCTGTTGGCTGTTTCGCTGTTGCTGGGGTCACTGCTGCTGTTCGTCTCTGTTGAAGTGGGAACTA ATGCGCCGTGGGTAGGAGGAAGGGCGACTAGGAATCTGCAGCCTCTGAATCCGCTTGAGAACGTAGAAG CAGGACGCCCGACCTCTGTGACGTGCAGAAAGGTCCTCCTGGTGACGTACGGCCGAAGCGGGTCCACCTTCACCTCTGCAGTCATCCAGCAGGACCCCAGGGTCTTCTACACTTTCGAGCCTCTGTACAACCTCATCAGGAGTCACCTGGGTCCAGAGCATGGCGAGAAGCATGt CTTTGCCCGAGCAAGCCAACAGGCAATGGAAAACTTCAACCAGATCTCTGTAGATCTGGTGGAGATGTTTCTgacgtgtgggttcgaatccctcacgGTCAGCGACATCAAGAACTACCAGCTGCGCAACTCCAAGGACAGCAGAATGCTGTGGGCATGTGTCCAGAAGCCGAAGGTGCCTCAGAGTCCGGCACAGATCGTGGACTGCTTCCTCCGAGCCAGGAGGACCTGCCTGAGTCACCCCATCAAGATGGTCAAGACCATCCGCTTCAGAGGCACCGCAGCTCGACAGATCCTGTCCAGACACGATGACTTGAAGGTCCTGTATCTCATCAGAGATCCGCGAGGTACACTCTCTTCTCAGGCGCGGGTTTTCCGCACTTTCAAGTGGGAAGGCGTCGGGAACTACTCAGCCGATTACTGCCAAGTCTTCCGCGAGGATTTAGCCATCATGGGCGAGCTGTTGGAGACCTACCCTGACAGAGTAAAGATTCTCCGGTATGAAACTCTGGCCGCAAGTCCTCTCAAAGTCTCTGAGGAGGTGTACACCTTTCTAGGACTCAGCTTCACCAGCCAGGTGAAAGCCTTCATCTACAACAGAACCATGGCGGGGCATAAGCCGAACCATGCTTACGGGACCTTACGAAGCAACTCCACGGAAGCGGCGTACTCCTGGAGGTCCAAAATCAGCCTGCAGGCTGCACAGGCCATCGACGGGAACTGCAAGGACATCTATGAGGcgctgggttatgttgctgtcagcacTGAAGCCGAGCTGAAGGACACGGATCACAGTCTGCTGAAACCTGTCCTGTTCCGTGGACACCAACTGTGA